The following are encoded together in the Salmonella enterica subsp. enterica serovar Choleraesuis genome:
- the truB gene encoding tRNA pseudouridine synthase B, whose protein sequence is MSRPRRRGRDIHGVLLLDKPQGASSNDVLQKVKRLYNANRAGHTGALDPLATGMLPICLGEATKFSQYLLDSDKRYRVIARLGQRTDTSDADGQIVQERPVDFSAADLATALEFFRGEGQQIPSMYSALKYQGRKLYEYAREGVEVPREARPIVVYELLFLRHEGNELELEIHCSKGTYIRTIIDDLGERLGCGAHVTYLRRLAVSRYPVERMVTLDHLQSLVAQAEEQGVEASSLLDPLLMPMDSPAADFPVVNLLSSVAAYFKNGQPVRVGNLQVRGLVRVTEGDDARFIGMGEADDEGRVAPKRLVVEYPL, encoded by the coding sequence ATGAGCCGACCTCGTCGTCGCGGCCGGGACATCCACGGGGTGCTGCTGCTGGATAAACCACAGGGCGCCTCGTCCAATGATGTACTTCAAAAGGTTAAGCGTCTTTATAACGCTAATCGCGCCGGTCATACCGGAGCTTTAGATCCGCTGGCGACCGGCATGCTGCCAATTTGCCTCGGTGAAGCCACCAAGTTTTCTCAATATCTTCTGGACTCCGATAAGCGCTATCGCGTCATTGCCCGTCTGGGGCAGCGTACTGATACCTCTGATGCCGATGGTCAGATAGTTCAGGAACGTCCGGTTGATTTTAGCGCCGCCGATTTGGCCACCGCCCTGGAATTCTTCCGCGGCGAAGGGCAGCAGATCCCTTCTATGTATTCCGCGCTAAAATATCAGGGGCGTAAGCTCTATGAATATGCGCGTGAAGGTGTAGAAGTGCCGCGTGAGGCGCGTCCGATAGTTGTGTATGAACTTTTGTTCTTACGCCATGAAGGAAATGAGCTAGAGCTTGAGATCCACTGTTCTAAAGGCACCTATATTCGCACCATCATTGACGATCTTGGCGAACGCCTGGGTTGCGGTGCGCATGTGACGTATCTGCGTCGCCTGGCGGTGAGTCGTTATCCGGTAGAACGGATGGTGACGCTGGATCATCTGCAATCGCTGGTCGCTCAGGCAGAAGAGCAGGGTGTAGAAGCGTCAAGTTTACTTGACCCTCTGTTAATGCCGATGGACAGCCCGGCGGCAGACTTCCCGGTGGTAAATCTGCTCTCTTCCGTCGCTGCATATTTTAAAAACGGCCAGCCGGTGCGCGTTGGCAATCTTCAGGTTCGTGGCCTGGTTCGGGTTACGGAAGGTGATGATGCGCGTTTTATAGGCATGGGCGAGGCAGATGATGAAGGGCGGGTGGCTCCAAAGCGCCTGGTGGTGGAATATCCGCTTTAA
- the secG gene encoding preprotein translocase subunit SecG gives MYEALLVIFLIVAVALVALVMLQQGKGADMGASFGAGASGTLFGSSGSGNFMTRMTGILAAVFFILSLVLGNLNSNKTNKGSEWENLTQPKSEQTQPATPSSDIPR, from the coding sequence ATGTACGAAGCTCTTTTAGTAATTTTCCTTATTGTAGCCGTCGCTCTTGTGGCGCTTGTAATGCTGCAACAAGGTAAAGGCGCTGATATGGGAGCCTCTTTCGGAGCAGGTGCTTCCGGGACGCTGTTCGGTTCAAGTGGTTCTGGTAACTTCATGACCCGAATGACAGGTATCCTGGCCGCAGTGTTCTTCATTCTCAGCCTGGTTTTGGGGAATCTCAACAGCAACAAAACCAATAAAGGAAGTGAGTGGGAAAATCTGACTCAGCCTAAATCTGAGCAGACACAGCCGGCTACGCCAAGCAGTGATATCCCACGTTAA
- the rbfA gene encoding ribosome-binding factor A, with protein sequence MAKEFGRPQRVSQELQKEIAIILQREIKDPRLGMMVTVSGVEVSRDLAYAKVFVTFLNDKDEAAIKAGLRALGDASGYIRTLLGKAMRLRIVPELTFFYDNSLVEGMRMSNLVSNVIKDDESRRVNSDDDKEA encoded by the coding sequence ATGGCGAAAGAATTTGGTCGCCCGCAGCGCGTATCACAAGAGCTGCAAAAAGAGATTGCTATCATTTTGCAGCGTGAGATTAAAGATCCGCGTCTGGGAATGATGGTTACCGTTTCCGGCGTTGAGGTTTCTCGCGACCTGGCCTATGCCAAAGTGTTTGTTACCTTCCTTAACGACAAAGATGAAGCCGCTATCAAGGCTGGCCTGCGCGCATTGGGCGATGCTTCTGGCTATATCCGCACTTTGCTGGGCAAAGCGATGCGTCTGCGTATTGTTCCAGAGCTGACTTTCTTCTACGACAACTCACTGGTAGAAGGGATGCGCATGTCTAACCTGGTGTCGAACGTTATCAAAGATGACGAATCGCGCCGGGTAAATAGCGACGACGATAAGGAGGCGTAA
- the rpsO gene encoding 30S ribosomal protein S15, which produces MSLSVEAKAKIVSEFGRDANDSGSSEVQIALLTAQINHLQGHFAEHKKDHHSRRGLLRMVSQRRKLLDYLKRKDVARYTSLIERLGLRR; this is translated from the coding sequence ATGTCTCTAAGCGTTGAAGCAAAAGCGAAAATCGTTTCTGAGTTCGGTCGTGATGCAAACGACAGCGGTTCTTCTGAAGTTCAGATTGCCCTGCTGACTGCACAGATCAACCACCTGCAGGGTCACTTTGCAGAGCACAAAAAAGATCACCACAGCCGTCGTGGTCTGCTGCGCATGGTTTCTCAGCGTCGTAAACTGCTCGACTACCTGAAACGCAAAGATGTTGCGCGTTACACCAGCCTGATCGAGCGCCTGGGTCTGCGTCGCTAA
- the rimP gene encoding ribosome maturation factor RimP encodes MSTLEQKLTEMITAPVEALGYELVGIEFVRGRTSTLRIYIDSEDGITVDDCADVSHQVSAVMDVEDPITVAYHLEVSSPGLERPLFTAAHYERFLGEEAVVVLRMAVQNRRKWQGIIKAVEGEMITVTVDGKDETFALSNIQKANLVPHF; translated from the coding sequence TTGTCCACATTAGAGCAAAAATTAACAGAGATGATTACGGCTCCGGTGGAAGCACTGGGCTATGAACTTGTCGGCATCGAATTCGTTCGTGGTCGCACGTCTACGCTGCGCATCTATATTGATAGTGAAGATGGCATCACTGTTGATGATTGTGCTGATGTTAGCCACCAGGTAAGCGCCGTCATGGATGTCGAAGACCCGATCACCGTTGCCTATCACCTGGAAGTTTCTTCGCCTGGCCTCGAACGTCCGCTGTTCACCGCCGCTCATTATGAGCGTTTCCTTGGTGAAGAAGCCGTCGTGGTGCTGCGCATGGCGGTTCAGAACCGCCGCAAATGGCAGGGGATTATCAAAGCCGTCGAAGGTGAAATGATCACCGTAACAGTTGATGGTAAAGATGAAACTTTCGCGCTGAGTAATATTCAGAAAGCGAACCTGGTCCCCCACTTTTAA
- the glmM gene encoding phosphoglucosamine mutase gives MSNRKYFGTDGIRGRVGDAPVTPDFVLKLGWAAGKVLARHGSRKVIIGKDTRISGYMLESALEAGLAAAGLSALFTGPMPTPAIAYLTRAFRAEAGIVISASHNPFYDNGIKFFSTEGTKLPDDVELAIEAELEKAISCVDSAELGKASRLVDAAGRYIEFCKGTFPNELSLSGLKIVADCAHGATYHIAPSVLRELGAEVVAIACEPNGVNINDQCGATDVRLLQKRVLEEKADLGVAFDGDGDRLILVDHLGHKIDGDQVLYIIAREALRQGQLRGGAVGTLMSNMGLEMALKQLGIPFARAKVGDRYVMEMMQEKGWRLGAENSGHVILLDKTTTGDGIVAALQVLAAVVRNDMSLHDLASGMKLLPQILVNVRYTAGTANPLESDAVKKVAADVEAELGNRGRVLLRKSGTEPLIRVMVEGEDETQVTALAHRIADAVKQF, from the coding sequence ATGAGTAATCGTAAATATTTTGGCACCGATGGTATCCGCGGTCGGGTAGGCGATGCGCCGGTTACTCCGGATTTCGTGCTGAAACTGGGTTGGGCTGCCGGCAAGGTGCTGGCGCGTCACGGCTCCCGTAAAGTGATTATCGGTAAAGATACTCGTATCTCTGGCTATATGCTGGAGTCCGCTCTGGAAGCCGGGCTGGCAGCCGCTGGGCTATCGGCTTTGTTTACCGGCCCGATGCCGACTCCGGCTATCGCCTATCTGACCCGCGCTTTTCGCGCTGAGGCCGGTATTGTTATTTCGGCCTCCCATAACCCATTCTACGATAACGGTATTAAATTCTTCTCAACAGAAGGTACTAAGCTGCCTGATGACGTTGAGCTGGCTATTGAAGCTGAGCTTGAGAAAGCCATCAGTTGCGTAGATTCTGCTGAACTGGGTAAAGCCAGTCGTCTGGTTGATGCCGCCGGTCGTTATATTGAGTTTTGCAAAGGCACCTTCCCAAATGAGCTGAGCCTGAGCGGGCTGAAAATTGTAGCCGACTGTGCCCACGGTGCGACTTACCATATCGCCCCAAGCGTGCTGCGTGAACTGGGGGCCGAAGTGGTGGCAATCGCCTGCGAGCCTAACGGGGTCAATATTAATGATCAGTGCGGGGCTACCGACGTTCGCCTGCTGCAAAAACGCGTTCTTGAAGAGAAAGCCGACCTGGGCGTCGCTTTTGATGGCGATGGCGATCGGTTAATTTTGGTCGATCATCTTGGCCATAAAATTGATGGTGACCAGGTGCTGTACATTATTGCCCGTGAAGCGCTGCGTCAGGGGCAACTGCGCGGAGGTGCCGTAGGTACGCTGATGAGTAATATGGGGCTGGAGATGGCGCTTAAACAGCTCGGTATTCCATTTGCGCGCGCTAAAGTAGGCGACCGCTACGTAATGGAGATGATGCAGGAAAAAGGCTGGCGTCTGGGAGCTGAAAACTCCGGCCACGTTATTCTGCTCGATAAGACCACTACCGGTGACGGCATCGTTGCCGCGCTGCAGGTTCTGGCCGCCGTCGTGCGAAATGATATGTCGCTGCACGACCTGGCTAGCGGGATGAAATTGCTGCCGCAGATCCTGGTTAACGTTCGCTACACCGCCGGAACCGCAAATCCTCTGGAAAGCGATGCCGTTAAAAAAGTCGCTGCTGATGTTGAAGCCGAGCTTGGTAATCGCGGTCGGGTATTGCTGCGTAAATCAGGCACTGAGCCGCTTATCCGAGTGATGGTGGAAGGTGAGGACGAGACTCAGGTCACGGCTCTCGCGCACCGAATTGCCGATGCGGTAAAACAGTTTTAA
- the pnp gene encoding polyribonucleotide nucleotidyltransferase: MLNPIVKKFQYGQHTVTIETGMMARQATAAVMVSMDDTAVFVTVVGQKKAKPGQDFFPLTVNYQERTYAAGRIPGSFFRREGRPSEGETLTARLIDRPIRPLFPEGFVNEVQVIATVVSINPQVNPDIVAMIGASAALSLSGIPFNGPIGCARVGYINDQYVLNPTADELKESKLDLVVAGTESAVLMVESEAELLSEDQMLGAVVFGHDQQQVVIQNINELVREAGKPRWDWKPEAANDALNARVAALAETRLSDAYRITDKQERYAQVDLIKSETIAALLAEDESLDENELGEILHAIEKHVVRSRVLAGEPRIDGREKDMIRGLDVRTGVLPRTHGSALFTRGETQALVTATLGTARDAQTLDELMGERTDSFLFHYNFPPYSVGETGMVGSPKRREIGHGRLAKRGVLAVMPKADEFPYTVRVVSEITESNGSSSMASVCGASLALMDAGVPVKAAVAGIAMGLVKEGENYVVLSDILGDEDHLGDMDFKVAGSRDGITALQMDIKIEGITREIMQVALNQAKGARLHILGVMEQAITAPRGDISQFAPRIHTIKINPDKIKDVIGKGGSVIRALTEETGTTIEIEDDGTVKIAATDGEKAKHAIRRIEEITAEIEVGRIYNGKVTRIVDFGAFVAIGGGKEGLVHISQIADKRVEKVTDYLQMGQEVPVKVLEVDRQGRVRLSMKEAVEQPKAEEAAAPAAPEAE; this comes from the coding sequence TTGCTTAATCCTATCGTGAAAAAATTCCAGTACGGTCAGCATACCGTTACTATCGAAACTGGCATGATGGCTCGTCAGGCGACTGCAGCCGTTATGGTAAGCATGGACGACACTGCGGTATTCGTTACCGTTGTTGGTCAGAAAAAAGCGAAACCAGGTCAGGACTTCTTCCCTCTGACCGTTAACTATCAGGAGCGTACCTACGCTGCTGGTCGTATTCCTGGTAGCTTCTTCCGCCGTGAAGGTCGTCCAAGCGAAGGCGAAACCCTGACTGCGCGTCTGATTGACCGCCCAATCCGTCCACTGTTCCCAGAAGGGTTCGTGAACGAAGTTCAGGTTATCGCGACCGTAGTTTCTATCAACCCACAGGTTAACCCTGATATCGTGGCAATGATCGGTGCTTCTGCAGCTCTGTCTCTGTCCGGTATTCCTTTCAACGGCCCAATCGGCTGCGCACGCGTTGGTTATATCAACGACCAGTACGTATTGAACCCAACCGCCGACGAGCTGAAAGAAAGCAAGCTGGATCTGGTTGTAGCGGGTACTGAAAGCGCTGTGCTGATGGTTGAATCCGAAGCTGAACTGCTGAGCGAAGACCAGATGCTGGGTGCCGTAGTATTTGGCCACGATCAGCAGCAGGTTGTTATCCAGAACATCAATGAACTGGTTCGCGAAGCTGGCAAGCCACGCTGGGACTGGAAGCCGGAAGCGGCTAACGATGCTCTGAATGCGCGCGTTGCGGCTCTGGCAGAAACTCGTCTGAGCGATGCTTACCGCATCACCGACAAGCAGGAGCGTTATGCTCAGGTTGATCTGATCAAATCAGAAACCATCGCAGCGCTGCTGGCAGAAGATGAATCCCTGGACGAAAACGAACTGGGTGAAATCCTGCACGCTATCGAAAAACACGTTGTTCGTAGCCGCGTACTGGCCGGTGAACCGCGTATCGATGGTCGTGAAAAAGACATGATCCGTGGTCTGGACGTGCGTACTGGCGTTCTGCCGCGTACTCACGGTTCCGCGCTGTTTACTCGTGGTGAAACTCAGGCGCTGGTTACCGCGACCCTGGGTACTGCCCGTGACGCGCAGACCCTGGATGAGCTGATGGGCGAACGTACCGACAGCTTCCTGTTCCATTACAACTTCCCTCCGTACTCCGTAGGTGAAACCGGTATGGTTGGCTCGCCAAAACGTCGTGAAATTGGTCACGGTCGTCTGGCTAAGCGCGGCGTGCTGGCTGTAATGCCTAAAGCTGATGAATTCCCGTACACCGTACGTGTGGTTTCTGAAATCACCGAGTCTAACGGTTCTTCTTCCATGGCTTCCGTATGTGGTGCATCTCTGGCGCTGATGGATGCTGGCGTGCCGGTGAAAGCCGCCGTTGCTGGTATTGCGATGGGTCTGGTAAAAGAAGGCGAGAACTACGTAGTTCTGTCCGATATCCTGGGTGATGAAGACCACCTGGGCGATATGGACTTTAAAGTAGCCGGTTCTCGCGACGGTATCACTGCACTGCAGATGGATATCAAAATTGAAGGTATCACCCGCGAAATCATGCAGGTGGCTCTGAACCAGGCTAAGGGTGCGCGTCTGCACATCCTGGGCGTTATGGAACAGGCTATCACTGCACCGCGTGGCGATATCTCTCAGTTTGCTCCACGCATTCACACCATCAAAATCAATCCGGACAAAATCAAAGACGTGATTGGTAAAGGTGGTTCTGTTATCCGTGCGCTGACCGAAGAAACCGGCACTACTATCGAAATCGAAGATGACGGTACTGTGAAGATCGCTGCAACCGACGGTGAGAAAGCGAAACATGCTATCCGTCGTATTGAAGAGATCACTGCTGAAATCGAAGTTGGCCGTATCTACAACGGTAAAGTTACCCGTATCGTAGACTTCGGTGCCTTCGTTGCTATTGGCGGCGGTAAAGAAGGTCTGGTTCACATCTCTCAGATTGCTGACAAGCGCGTAGAGAAAGTGACTGACTACCTGCAGATGGGTCAGGAAGTACCGGTTAAGGTACTGGAAGTTGACCGTCAGGGGCGCGTTCGCCTGAGCATGAAAGAAGCCGTAGAACAGCCAAAAGCTGAAGAAGCGGCGGCTCCGGCAGCACCAGAAGCAGAATAA
- the nusA gene encoding transcription termination/antitermination protein NusA yields the protein MNKEILAVVEAVSNEKALPREKIFEALETALATATKKKYEQEIDVRVEIDRKSGDFDTFRRWLIVEEVTQPTREITLEAAQFEDPSLELGGYVEDQIESVTFDRITTQTAKQVIVQKVREAERAMVVDQFRDHEGEIITGVVKKVNRDNITLDLGNNAEAVIIREDMLPRENFRPGDRIRGVLYAVRPEARGAQLFVTRSKPEMLVELFRIEVPEIGEEVIEIKAAARDPGSRAKIAVKTNDKRIDPVGACVGMRGARVQAVSTELGGERIDIVLWDDNPAQFVINAMAPADVASIVVDEDKHTMDIAVEAGNLAQAIGRNGQNVRLASQLSGWELNVMTVEDLQAKHQAEAHAAIDTFTKYLDIDEDFATVLVEEGFSTLEELAYVPMKELLEIDGLDEETVEALRDRAKSALTTLALAQEESLGDNKPTEDLLNLEGMDRALAFKLAARGVSSLEDLAEQGVDDLTDIEGMTDEQAGALIMAARNICWFGDDA from the coding sequence ATGAACAAAGAGATTTTAGCTGTAGTAGAAGCGGTTTCTAATGAGAAGGCGCTTCCACGCGAGAAGATTTTTGAGGCGCTGGAAACGGCTCTGGCCACGGCGACCAAAAAGAAATACGAACAAGAAATCGACGTGCGTGTCGAAATCGACCGTAAAAGTGGTGATTTTGATACCTTCCGTCGCTGGCTGATTGTTGAAGAAGTTACTCAGCCAACTCGCGAAATCACGCTTGAAGCTGCTCAGTTTGAGGATCCGTCACTGGAACTCGGTGGTTATGTAGAAGACCAGATTGAGTCAGTGACTTTTGACCGTATCACCACCCAGACCGCAAAACAGGTTATCGTGCAGAAAGTACGTGAAGCTGAGCGTGCGATGGTGGTCGATCAGTTCCGCGATCATGAAGGTGAAATCATCACCGGCGTGGTGAAAAAAGTTAACCGCGACAACATCACTCTCGACCTTGGCAACAATGCTGAAGCCGTGATCATTCGTGAAGATATGCTGCCGCGTGAAAACTTCCGTCCAGGCGACCGTATTCGCGGTGTTCTGTACGCAGTTCGCCCGGAAGCTCGCGGTGCGCAGCTTTTCGTTACCCGTTCCAAACCTGAGATGCTGGTAGAACTATTCCGCATCGAAGTGCCGGAAATCGGTGAAGAAGTTATTGAGATTAAAGCTGCGGCTCGCGATCCTGGCTCTCGTGCCAAAATCGCGGTTAAAACCAACGATAAGCGTATCGACCCGGTCGGTGCCTGCGTTGGTATGCGCGGTGCGCGCGTTCAGGCTGTCTCTACTGAGCTTGGCGGCGAGCGTATCGATATTGTGCTGTGGGACGATAATCCGGCCCAGTTCGTTATCAACGCAATGGCTCCGGCAGATGTCGCATCCATCGTGGTTGATGAAGATAAACACACCATGGATATCGCAGTAGAAGCCGGTAACCTGGCACAGGCGATTGGCCGTAACGGTCAGAACGTCCGCCTGGCTTCTCAGCTTAGCGGCTGGGAACTGAATGTGATGACTGTAGAAGACCTGCAGGCTAAGCATCAGGCCGAAGCTCACGCGGCTATCGACACCTTCACCAAGTATCTTGATATCGATGAAGACTTTGCCACCGTTCTGGTAGAAGAAGGTTTCTCTACCCTGGAAGAACTGGCTTACGTTCCGATGAAAGAACTGCTGGAGATTGACGGCCTGGACGAAGAGACCGTTGAAGCGTTGCGCGACCGTGCTAAGAGCGCGCTGACTACTCTGGCACTGGCTCAGGAAGAGAGCCTCGGTGATAACAAGCCGACTGAAGACCTGTTAAATCTGGAAGGCATGGACCGTGCTCTTGCCTTCAAACTTGCCGCTCGTGGCGTTAGCTCGCTGGAAGATCTCGCCGAACAGGGCGTTGATGATCTGACCGACATTGAAGGCATGACCGATGAACAAGCCGGTGCGCTTATCATGGCTGCCCGTAACATTTGTTGGTTCGGCGACGACGCGTAA
- the infB gene encoding translation initiation factor IF-2 — protein sequence MTDVTVKALAAEIQTSVDRLVQQFADAGIPKSADDSVTAQEKKTLLAHLNSELSSGPDKLTLQRKTRSTLNIPGTGGKSKSVQVEVRKKRTFVKRDPQEAERLAAEEQAKLEAEEKARREAEETAAREAQEKAKREAEQQAKRDAAEKAKREAAEKDKVSNQQTDETKAEKARREAEAAELKRKSEEEARRKLEEEARRVAEAAKRMAEEKSAEWQESEEKAKKEESSDYHVTTSQHARQAEDDNDREVEGGRGRGRTSKAARPKKGNKHAEAKTDREEARAAIRGGKGGKGRKGSALQQGFNKPAQAVNRDVVIGETITVAELANKMAVKGSQVIKVMMKMGAMATINQVIDQETAQLVAEEMGHKVTLRRENELEEAVMSDRDTDAAQESRAPVVTIMGHVDHGKTSLLDYIRSTKVASGEAGGITQHIGAYHVETDTGMITFLDTPGHAAFTAMRARGAQATDIVILVVAADDGVMPQTIEAIQHAKAAGVPVVVAVNKIDKPEADPDRVKNELTQYGIIPEEWGGENMFVNVSAKAGTGIDDLLNAILLQAEVLELTAIRDGMASGVVIESFLDKGRGPVATVLVREGTLNKGDIVLCGFEYGRVRAMRDELGREVTEAGPSIPVEILGLSGVPAAGDEATVVRDEKKAREVALYRQGKFREVKLARQQKSKLENMFANMTEGEISEVNIVLKADVQGSVEAISDSLLKLSTDEVKVKIVGSGVGGITETDATLAAASNAILVGFNVRADASARRVIEAESLDLRYYSVIYNLIDEVKAAMSGMLSPEYKQQIIGLAEVRDVFKSPKFGAIAGCMVTEGLIKRHNPIRVLRDNVVIYEGELESLRRFKDDVNEVRNGMECGIGVKNYNDVRVGDMIEVFEIIEVQRTID from the coding sequence ATGACAGATGTAACCGTAAAAGCGCTGGCCGCAGAGATTCAGACCTCAGTGGACCGCCTGGTACAGCAATTTGCTGATGCAGGGATCCCGAAGTCTGCTGATGATTCTGTGACTGCGCAGGAGAAGAAAACCCTATTGGCACATTTGAACAGCGAACTGAGTTCAGGGCCTGATAAACTTACGCTGCAGCGTAAAACGCGCAGCACCTTAAACATTCCAGGTACCGGTGGTAAGAGCAAATCGGTACAAGTCGAAGTCCGCAAAAAGCGCACCTTTGTAAAACGCGATCCGCAAGAAGCTGAACGTCTTGCCGCGGAAGAACAAGCGAAGCTTGAAGCGGAAGAGAAAGCCCGTCGTGAAGCCGAAGAAACGGCTGCGCGCGAGGCGCAAGAAAAAGCAAAGCGTGAAGCTGAACAACAGGCCAAGCGTGATGCCGCTGAAAAAGCGAAACGTGAAGCTGCGGAAAAAGACAAAGTGAGCAATCAACAAACTGACGAGACGAAGGCCGAGAAGGCCCGTCGTGAAGCCGAGGCGGCTGAACTTAAGCGTAAAAGCGAAGAAGAAGCACGCCGTAAGCTGGAAGAAGAAGCCCGTCGCGTAGCCGAAGCTGCGAAACGTATGGCTGAAGAAAAATCTGCCGAATGGCAGGAGTCTGAGGAAAAAGCGAAAAAAGAAGAGTCTTCTGACTACCATGTCACGACTTCTCAGCACGCTCGTCAGGCTGAAGATGACAACGACCGTGAAGTTGAAGGTGGTCGTGGTCGCGGTCGCACCAGCAAAGCAGCGCGTCCTAAGAAAGGCAACAAGCACGCTGAAGCCAAAACCGATCGTGAAGAGGCCCGTGCGGCGATTCGCGGCGGTAAAGGTGGCAAAGGCCGTAAGGGCAGCGCACTGCAGCAGGGCTTCAACAAGCCGGCTCAGGCTGTTAACCGTGACGTTGTTATCGGTGAAACCATTACCGTAGCCGAACTGGCTAACAAAATGGCGGTTAAAGGTTCCCAGGTCATCAAAGTGATGATGAAAATGGGTGCCATGGCCACCATCAACCAGGTTATCGACCAGGAAACTGCTCAGCTGGTAGCGGAAGAAATGGGCCACAAAGTGACCCTGCGCCGCGAGAACGAGCTGGAAGAAGCGGTAATGAGCGATCGTGATACCGATGCAGCACAGGAATCTCGTGCGCCGGTTGTAACCATCATGGGCCACGTTGACCACGGTAAAACTTCCCTGCTGGACTACATCCGTTCCACTAAAGTCGCCTCTGGCGAAGCGGGTGGTATTACCCAGCACATTGGTGCTTATCACGTAGAAACCGATACCGGGATGATCACCTTCCTGGATACTCCGGGACACGCCGCGTTTACCGCAATGCGTGCTCGTGGTGCTCAGGCGACGGATATCGTTATCCTGGTTGTTGCCGCGGATGATGGCGTAATGCCTCAGACCATCGAAGCTATCCAGCATGCGAAAGCTGCCGGTGTGCCGGTTGTGGTTGCGGTTAACAAAATCGATAAGCCAGAAGCCGATCCAGATCGCGTTAAAAACGAACTGACTCAGTACGGTATCATTCCGGAAGAGTGGGGCGGCGAAAACATGTTCGTTAACGTATCTGCTAAAGCAGGTACCGGTATCGACGATCTGCTGAACGCTATCCTGCTGCAGGCGGAAGTTCTGGAACTGACCGCAATCCGTGACGGTATGGCGAGCGGCGTAGTTATCGAATCGTTCCTCGACAAAGGTCGTGGTCCGGTTGCCACTGTTCTGGTTCGCGAAGGTACGCTGAACAAAGGCGATATCGTTCTGTGTGGCTTTGAATATGGCCGCGTACGTGCGATGCGTGATGAGCTTGGCCGTGAAGTTACCGAAGCAGGCCCGTCAATCCCGGTTGAGATCCTTGGTCTGTCCGGCGTTCCGGCGGCTGGTGATGAAGCTACCGTGGTTCGTGATGAGAAGAAAGCGCGTGAAGTTGCTCTCTATCGTCAGGGTAAATTCCGCGAAGTTAAACTGGCCCGCCAGCAGAAATCTAAACTTGAGAACATGTTCGCTAACATGACTGAAGGCGAAATTTCTGAAGTGAACATCGTGCTGAAAGCCGACGTTCAGGGTTCTGTGGAAGCCATCAGCGACTCCCTGCTGAAACTGTCTACCGACGAAGTTAAAGTTAAAATCGTTGGTTCCGGTGTGGGCGGTATTACTGAAACTGACGCCACTCTGGCAGCAGCATCCAACGCCATTCTGGTTGGCTTTAACGTTCGTGCCGACGCCTCTGCGCGCCGCGTAATTGAAGCTGAAAGCCTGGATCTGCGTTATTACTCCGTCATCTATAATCTGATTGACGAAGTGAAAGCCGCAATGAGCGGTATGCTGTCACCGGAATACAAACAGCAGATCATTGGTCTGGCCGAAGTTCGTGACGTGTTCAAATCACCTAAATTTGGCGCAATCGCCGGTTGTATGGTGACTGAAGGCTTGATCAAACGTCACAACCCAATCCGCGTTCTGCGCGACAACGTGGTTATCTACGAAGGCGAGCTGGAATCCCTGCGTCGCTTTAAAGATGACGTCAACGAAGTCCGTAACGGTATGGAATGTGGTATCGGCGTTAAGAACTACAACGATGTTCGCGTTGGCGATATGATCGAAGTATTCGAAATTATCGAAGTACAGCGCACCATCGATTAA